The proteins below come from a single Chitinophaga pinensis DSM 2588 genomic window:
- a CDS encoding rhomboid family protein, which yields MNGTSFSADIRYWLRQGNTINLLLFWNVIVFLVVGIVYLIGKIAPSTGFISLFIADNLSIHSNVFAFLRKPWGLVTYMFTHFEFLHILFNMLNLYWFGNIFRSFLGNQRILPLYLLGGIAGGLAYLLVYNLVFGGANVPMIGASASVMAILIACATKLPNYEIGLLLIGTIRLKWLAIIVIVLDLVSLTQGNIGGITAHMGGALFGFIYIQLLNNGTDLGQPLIWLFNRPARSANARRRSFKPKKSPLKVVKPGMEENKQLRLDQLLDKINDNGIESLSPEERAWLKKMSQE from the coding sequence ATGAACGGGACCTCATTCAGCGCTGATATTCGCTACTGGCTTAGACAAGGAAACACAATTAATCTTCTTCTTTTCTGGAATGTAATTGTTTTCCTCGTCGTGGGAATTGTGTACCTGATCGGCAAAATAGCTCCATCAACCGGTTTCATTTCCCTTTTTATTGCTGACAATCTCTCTATACACTCCAATGTGTTCGCTTTTCTTAGAAAGCCCTGGGGATTAGTCACTTATATGTTTACGCATTTCGAATTCCTGCATATTCTCTTTAATATGCTCAACCTTTACTGGTTTGGGAATATCTTCAGATCATTCCTGGGCAACCAGCGTATACTGCCACTTTACCTGCTCGGCGGTATAGCGGGTGGTCTTGCCTATCTCCTGGTCTATAACCTGGTATTTGGCGGCGCCAACGTTCCCATGATCGGCGCTTCGGCATCTGTAATGGCCATCCTGATCGCCTGTGCTACCAAACTGCCCAATTATGAGATCGGCCTGCTCCTGATCGGTACCATCCGGTTGAAATGGCTGGCCATCATCGTGATCGTGCTGGACCTGGTATCCCTGACCCAGGGAAACATCGGTGGCATAACCGCTCATATGGGTGGCGCTCTCTTCGGCTTTATCTATATACAGCTTCTCAATAACGGCACAGACCTGGGACAACCTTTGATCTGGCTTTTTAACAGACCTGCACGTAGCGCAAACGCCCGACGCCGATCTTTCAAACCGAAAAAATCTCCGCTCAAGGTGGTAAAACCAGGTATGGAAGAAAATAAACAACTCCGGCTGGATCAGCTCCTCGACAAGATTAACGACAACGGCATCGAAAGCCTCAGTCCTGAAGAAAGAGCCTGGTTAAAGAAAATGAGCCAGGAATAG
- a CDS encoding tetratricopeptide repeat protein, with translation MFKGYFYLLFLLLLVKGNDIQAQDSVLVFRTLDSARRLPGDTGKVNWLIDKGRSLGRYFDKRGTENPFFQEAITLSLRMKYARGAFNAYNETGTSKRNKSEYLLAADYHQKAVKYAEEARNDLWLCIALNNTGVDYRRMDDQLEKAFDYHFRALQLAEKINDVRNICIAINSIGNIHLSTEKYAEAINHFEKALELERQSKNNLGVAINLGNIGYAYQGLKKLDLAIEYYKKSLAVNQQLDNSVGLAICYNSLGSVYQEKKDYARALEYLNKALEVNGNVDDKVHVAESYLNIGKLWSLQGKHEEARKYFMQSINLSLIWRFKYLLMEAYKAMAGDFKASGDFKHSMEALDKSLVYKDSLINEKSSLAWAQTQAIYEVDRKDNQIKSLEHDKQMSELRTRRNVVYTLSMAGFILMLGVGGFFYIRHRNLETKKQTLQLELRSLRAQMNPHFIFNSLSSIHRFIWSNNQEEASDYLTKFSRLMRMILDNTQYTFISLNKELESLRLYLDLEKLRCNDVFEYQITVADDINEEEVMIPPMIIQPYVENAIWHGLVHKSGRGMLDIEVTLKGKTLTCTVTDNGIGRKKAIEIKEKKGQTHRSMGMKVTEGRIDLIRKINNTKEADVTIIDLEDETGKALGTKVTLILPVEFIF, from the coding sequence ATGTTTAAAGGCTATTTCTATCTACTTTTCTTGCTATTGTTGGTAAAAGGGAATGATATTCAGGCACAGGATTCAGTGCTTGTATTCCGCACACTCGATTCTGCCCGACGGCTTCCCGGTGATACTGGTAAAGTGAACTGGTTGATTGATAAAGGCAGATCGCTGGGACGGTACTTTGATAAACGTGGGACAGAAAACCCCTTTTTTCAGGAGGCAATTACACTTTCGCTGCGCATGAAATATGCGCGTGGCGCTTTCAATGCATACAACGAGACCGGCACCTCCAAAAGAAATAAATCGGAATATCTCCTCGCCGCCGATTATCATCAGAAAGCTGTTAAATACGCTGAAGAAGCAAGAAATGATCTCTGGCTTTGTATTGCCCTGAATAACACCGGCGTCGATTACCGCCGTATGGACGATCAGCTGGAAAAGGCATTCGACTACCATTTCAGGGCGCTCCAATTAGCAGAAAAGATCAATGACGTCCGTAATATCTGTATCGCTATCAATAGCATCGGGAATATTCATCTCTCCACCGAAAAATACGCGGAAGCAATCAACCACTTTGAAAAGGCCCTCGAACTGGAACGACAAAGCAAGAATAACCTGGGCGTCGCTATTAACCTCGGCAATATCGGCTACGCCTACCAGGGTCTGAAAAAACTGGATCTGGCCATCGAATACTATAAAAAATCTCTGGCGGTCAATCAACAACTTGATAATAGTGTCGGATTGGCTATCTGCTATAACTCCCTCGGATCAGTCTACCAGGAGAAAAAAGACTACGCCCGTGCCCTGGAATATCTGAATAAGGCACTGGAAGTGAATGGAAATGTAGACGATAAAGTGCATGTCGCCGAAAGTTACCTCAACATCGGAAAGCTGTGGAGCCTCCAGGGTAAACACGAAGAAGCCCGGAAATATTTCATGCAGTCTATTAACCTCAGCCTGATCTGGCGGTTTAAATACCTGCTGATGGAGGCGTATAAGGCGATGGCCGGCGACTTCAAAGCATCGGGTGATTTTAAACATTCCATGGAAGCGTTGGACAAGTCGCTGGTATACAAGGATAGTCTGATCAATGAAAAGTCTTCCCTGGCATGGGCACAGACACAGGCGATCTATGAAGTAGACCGTAAAGACAACCAGATCAAGTCTTTGGAACATGACAAACAAATGAGTGAACTGCGTACCCGGCGAAATGTAGTCTATACCCTGTCAATGGCAGGCTTTATACTGATGCTGGGGGTAGGTGGTTTCTTCTATATCCGGCACAGAAACCTGGAAACCAAAAAGCAGACCCTGCAACTGGAGCTGCGTTCCCTGCGTGCACAGATGAATCCTCACTTCATTTTCAATTCGCTGAGTTCCATTCACCGGTTTATCTGGAGTAATAACCAGGAAGAAGCGTCGGACTATCTGACGAAATTTTCCCGTTTAATGAGAATGATACTTGATAATACGCAGTACACATTCATATCTTTGAATAAGGAACTGGAATCATTACGCCTGTACCTGGACCTGGAGAAGTTGCGCTGTAATGACGTATTTGAATACCAGATCACTGTAGCAGACGATATTAACGAAGAAGAAGTAATGATCCCACCAATGATCATTCAACCATATGTAGAGAATGCAATCTGGCATGGTCTGGTACATAAATCCGGCCGGGGCATGTTGGATATAGAAGTCACACTGAAAGGAAAAACCCTGACCTGTACGGTCACAGATAATGGTATAGGACGGAAAAAGGCAATAGAAATAAAGGAAAAAAAGGGACAGACCCATCGCTCAATGGGCATGAAAGTAACAGAAGGCCGTATAGACCTCATCAGGAAGATCAACAATACCAAAGAAGCAGATGTGACGATCATAGACCTGGAAGATGAGACAGGTAAAGCATTGGGTACAAAGGTGACACTCATCTTACCGGTGGAATTTATATTTTAA
- the cmk gene encoding (d)CMP kinase: MKKIIITIDGYSSCGKSTLAKQLAAQLDYVYIDSGAMYRAITLYFIQNRVDWTNHDAVKEALHDIHLEFEFNPISQVSEITLNGENVEHMIREMLVAEKVSEVAAVKEVREFAVAQQQKMGVKKGIVMDGRDIGTTVFPDAELKIFMTADAAIRVERRFKELYAKNKNISIHEVKENLELRDYIDTNREISPLRKAEDAIILDNSQLSQDEQLKLVIQWVEDATLVQS, translated from the coding sequence TTGAAAAAGATTATTATCACGATCGATGGTTATTCTTCATGTGGAAAGAGTACGCTGGCAAAACAATTGGCAGCGCAGCTGGACTACGTCTACATTGACAGTGGCGCCATGTATCGTGCAATTACCCTTTATTTTATTCAGAACCGGGTGGACTGGACAAACCATGATGCTGTAAAGGAAGCTTTACATGACATCCACCTGGAATTTGAATTCAACCCGATCTCTCAGGTCTCTGAAATTACCCTCAACGGGGAAAATGTAGAGCACATGATCCGGGAAATGCTCGTCGCGGAGAAAGTGAGCGAAGTAGCCGCCGTAAAAGAAGTGCGCGAATTCGCAGTGGCCCAGCAACAGAAAATGGGCGTTAAAAAAGGAATCGTAATGGACGGAAGGGATATCGGTACAACCGTATTCCCGGACGCAGAACTGAAAATATTCATGACCGCTGATGCAGCTATCCGTGTAGAACGCCGTTTTAAGGAACTCTATGCGAAAAACAAGAATATCAGCATTCATGAGGTAAAGGAAAACCTGGAACTCAGGGATTATATCGATACCAACCGGGAAATCAGCCCCCTCAGAAAAGCAGAAGATGCCATTATTCTGGATAACAGCCAACTAAGCCAGGATGAACAGCTGAAACTGGTAATTCAGTGGGTAGAAGACGCTACTTTGGTGCAATCCTGA
- a CDS encoding 4-hydroxy-3-methylbut-2-enyl diphosphate reductase: MKTFNVPIIYRSPLITAIKNRRKQQDRMKKDFTPTVLDFGPLKILLARHFGFCYGVENAIEIAFKTVEANPGKRIFLLSEMIHNPHVNNDLLEKGVQFIMDTAGTQLVPWESLTPEDIVIIPAFGTTLEIEEKLSSLGIAPLQYNTTCPFVERVWNKAEQIGKQSYSVIVHGKPGHEETRATFSHSRSNTPTVVVKDIKEAQLLATFITGEKNPEEFYILFKGQYSPGFDVINDLQRVGVVNQTTMLATETQAIADYIKNVIMDRYSLDASNVSERFADTRDTLCYATNDNQSAVTGLLEESADLAIVVGGYNSSNTSHLVELCEVKLPTYFISSEEKLVNAEEVHHWDFHHKQELHSRAFLPEKEQVTIMLTSGASCPDAMVEAVIRRLLSFYKLEDKMEEVAATFE, encoded by the coding sequence ATGAAAACATTTAACGTTCCTATTATATATCGCAGTCCGCTGATCACGGCGATCAAAAACCGCCGTAAGCAGCAGGACCGTATGAAAAAGGATTTTACGCCAACCGTACTGGATTTCGGTCCATTGAAAATATTACTGGCCCGTCACTTTGGCTTCTGCTATGGCGTGGAAAATGCCATCGAAATTGCCTTTAAGACAGTAGAAGCCAATCCTGGCAAAAGGATCTTCCTGCTCAGTGAAATGATCCACAATCCACATGTTAATAACGACCTGCTGGAAAAAGGGGTACAATTCATCATGGACACAGCCGGCACACAACTGGTGCCATGGGAATCACTGACGCCTGAAGATATCGTGATTATCCCGGCCTTCGGCACCACCCTGGAAATCGAAGAGAAGCTGAGCTCCCTGGGCATTGCTCCTTTGCAATACAATACGACCTGTCCTTTTGTGGAAAGAGTGTGGAACAAGGCAGAACAGATCGGTAAGCAGTCTTACAGCGTGATCGTACATGGTAAACCTGGTCATGAGGAAACCCGTGCTACCTTCTCCCATAGCCGCAGCAATACGCCGACCGTCGTTGTAAAAGATATAAAAGAAGCTCAGTTATTAGCCACCTTTATCACCGGAGAGAAAAACCCGGAAGAATTTTATATCCTCTTCAAAGGACAATACTCCCCGGGGTTTGATGTCATCAATGACCTGCAACGCGTAGGGGTGGTGAACCAGACCACTATGCTGGCTACGGAAACCCAGGCGATCGCTGATTATATCAAAAATGTAATCATGGACAGATATAGCCTCGATGCTTCCAATGTCAGTGAACGCTTTGCCGATACCCGCGATACCCTCTGTTATGCCACCAATGACAACCAGAGCGCCGTTACCGGTCTGCTGGAAGAATCTGCCGACCTGGCGATTGTTGTGGGCGGTTATAACAGTTCCAATACTTCTCACCTGGTAGAACTCTGCGAAGTGAAACTGCCTACCTATTTCATCTCTTCTGAGGAGAAACTGGTCAATGCCGAAGAAGTACATCACTGGGATTTCCATCACAAACAGGAATTACACAGCCGGGCTTTCCTGCCTGAAAAAGAGCAGGTAACCATTATGCTGACGAGTGGCGCTTCCTGTCCGGATGCGATGGTCGAAGCAGTGATCAGAAGGCTCTTGTCTTTTTATAAGCTGGAAGATAAAATGGAAGAAGTAGCAGCGACATTCGAATAA
- a CDS encoding T9SS type A sorting domain-containing protein: protein MKRYLLILCFLVLSINTIHAQQAAYIPADGKVWSFGNVAFFGDVTNDGTLGSSPASVLYFLGKQWTNGYTALLSDESTSGKDGTGGTFRFAGNKGQQIVAGGYNVAAKAGPSFPNLEVSNTNGIILADLNDLQVRNTLQLTNGHVYLNGWNLQVGVNNPGKITGYSDQRFIVTGPETGGGFLYRAKLSSTAGQVVFPVGTNATNYAPAGVRYEGSPEDFKARVFDSVYTQAIAGRTVYDSVVFKTWNLGQEGNGTGITAVALQHMDADEAPEYRLNRSSSYISAFTDRNWELRTSANDNMGPGTLTTQPMRQSATMHSRGMAGIGNNTYFAKLASLSYSYLPADFIHFNAYRISYSLVDIVWATTRETNNAVFEIERMLDNETVFKKIATVATKAPNGYSTTRLDYYYQDTNDYDGWSYYRIKAVSATGKYVYTDVREVGPLIQATVFPNPNYGQFKVTVKGIKTPLIVQIFDTWGQQIRKTEMVGQSELNIRDMPTGTYFLVLTHKDSGKQAYVCKVVVIDH, encoded by the coding sequence ATGAAGAGATATTTACTCATATTATGTTTTCTGGTTCTCTCAATCAATACCATACATGCCCAGCAGGCTGCCTATATTCCTGCTGATGGTAAAGTATGGAGCTTTGGGAATGTTGCCTTCTTTGGCGATGTGACCAATGATGGAACGCTTGGCTCAAGTCCGGCCTCCGTGCTTTATTTCCTGGGGAAACAATGGACAAATGGTTATACCGCTTTATTGTCAGATGAAAGCACTTCCGGTAAAGATGGGACAGGCGGTACCTTCCGCTTTGCCGGTAATAAAGGACAGCAGATCGTTGCCGGTGGATATAATGTAGCCGCTAAAGCAGGTCCCAGCTTTCCTAATCTGGAAGTCAGTAATACCAACGGCATCATCCTCGCAGATCTGAATGACCTGCAGGTAAGAAATACTTTACAGCTCACCAACGGTCACGTCTATCTGAATGGATGGAACCTGCAGGTAGGTGTGAATAATCCTGGTAAGATCACCGGTTACAGTGATCAGCGTTTTATCGTTACCGGACCGGAAACAGGTGGTGGATTCCTGTATCGTGCAAAGTTGAGCAGCACTGCCGGACAGGTAGTATTTCCTGTAGGAACCAATGCCACTAACTATGCACCTGCAGGTGTGAGATATGAAGGAAGTCCGGAGGACTTTAAAGCAAGAGTGTTCGACAGCGTATACACCCAGGCTATCGCCGGCAGAACAGTGTATGACAGTGTCGTGTTTAAAACATGGAACCTTGGTCAGGAAGGGAATGGTACCGGCATAACCGCCGTTGCGTTACAACATATGGATGCTGATGAAGCACCTGAATATCGTTTGAATCGTTCCAGTAGTTATATCAGCGCCTTCACAGACCGTAACTGGGAACTGCGTACTTCGGCCAACGACAATATGGGGCCTGGCACCCTGACCACGCAACCTATGCGTCAGTCTGCTACCATGCATTCCCGTGGCATGGCTGGCATTGGAAACAATACTTATTTCGCCAAACTGGCATCCTTATCTTATAGTTATCTCCCGGCTGATTTCATACATTTCAACGCGTATCGGATCAGCTATTCACTCGTGGATATCGTGTGGGCTACTACCCGCGAAACCAACAATGCCGTATTTGAAATCGAGCGTATGCTGGATAATGAAACGGTATTTAAGAAAATCGCTACTGTGGCGACCAAAGCGCCGAACGGCTACAGCACAACCCGCCTGGATTACTATTATCAGGATACCAATGATTACGATGGCTGGAGCTATTACCGTATAAAGGCTGTATCCGCTACCGGAAAATATGTGTATACAGACGTGAGAGAAGTAGGGCCATTGATCCAGGCAACTGTATTCCCGAACCCGAACTATGGTCAGTTTAAAGTAACTGTCAAAGGTATTAAGACACCGCTGATCGTACAGATATTCGATACATGGGGTCAGCAGATCCGTAAAACGGAAATGGTGGGTCAGAGCGAATTGAATATCAGAGACATGCCTACAGGTACTTACTTCCTGGTATTGACGCATAAAGACAGCGGAAAACAAGCCTATGTCTGCAAAGTTGTCGTAATAGACCATTGA
- a CDS encoding LytR/AlgR family response regulator transcription factor — protein sequence MSEIKAIIVDDEQHCIDALQTMLQKKCPEVTVLGGVNSVKEAKELITELQPDVVFLDVEMPHQNGFELLKMFDKITFDVIFTTAYEQYALKAIKFNALDYLLKPFSVKELQDAIQKCIARRSSNTGNGQPEMTTSPIEVFLQNMKTLHQTHKKIALPTINGLVFMPVQNIVRCESTGNYTRIFFTDKKNLMVSRPLKEFEELLTDVDFFRVHNSHLINLQQMQSYIQGEGGFALMSDGTQVEISRRRKADFLKKAMQF from the coding sequence ATGAGCGAAATTAAAGCAATCATCGTTGATGATGAGCAACACTGTATAGATGCTCTTCAGACAATGCTTCAGAAGAAATGTCCGGAGGTGACTGTCCTGGGAGGCGTGAATAGTGTAAAGGAAGCAAAGGAACTGATAACGGAATTACAGCCGGATGTTGTGTTCCTCGATGTGGAAATGCCACATCAGAATGGCTTTGAGTTGCTGAAAATGTTCGATAAGATCACTTTTGATGTAATATTCACTACTGCCTATGAACAGTACGCCCTGAAAGCAATCAAGTTCAATGCACTGGACTACCTGTTGAAACCTTTCAGTGTGAAAGAGTTACAGGATGCTATCCAGAAATGTATCGCCCGTCGCAGCAGTAACACCGGCAATGGACAACCGGAGATGACCACTTCTCCCATCGAAGTGTTCCTCCAGAATATGAAAACGCTGCATCAGACACATAAGAAAATAGCGCTCCCAACCATTAACGGACTGGTTTTTATGCCGGTACAGAATATAGTACGCTGCGAATCGACCGGCAACTATACCCGTATCTTTTTTACAGATAAAAAGAACCTCATGGTATCCAGACCGTTAAAGGAATTTGAGGAGCTGTTAACGGATGTAGATTTTTTCAGGGTGCATAATTCACACCTGATCAATTTACAGCAGATGCAATCTTATATACAGGGTGAGGGCGGTTTTGCACTGATGAGTGACGGTACGCAGGTGGAAATTTCACGAAGAAGGAAGGCCGATTTCCTGAAAAAAGCGATGCAGTTCTAA
- a CDS encoding beta strand repeat-containing protein — translation MKILNCRGGLLSLCAFLLPVLAHAQQLKLGSAPTVIEKSALLDLNSDKQGLLLPRVSDYSVAPLNAAPDGMIIYYVPDKMLYVRKNGIWRKLIDETATTTGITSVNGQTGPAVTLTTNNITESVNLYYTDARARAAFSAGTGINITAAGVISALNTTDLWNALQLRGRNISNNAPANNDVLTWDNATSTWIPKAVTAGGSGTVTSVGLSLPSIFTVTNSPVTTSGTLTATFNNQSQRLFFASPVFGSGAPSFRALDGNDIPNIDAGKITSGVLPVAQGGTGINYLGSPKDVMKVKADGSGIEWSNDYVALTSTPNFNGDVTATGNFYSVNTSLVNVGTAGTYTKVTTDAKGRVTYGTTLQDTDIPGLDASKIINGVFPIARGGLGLNYFGTAGQSIRVNSGGNGFEYYTPSASSTTITLTGDATGSGTTSIPVTLANSGVTAGTYTKVTVDAKGRVTTGAALAAADLPAGSGNYIQNISSGTQTANFSINGNGTIGNNLSVQTMTAGSVLFAGSGGLISQKNANFFWDNTNNRLGVGVNAPGNTLDVGGTVAGTGVSGLRLRALNSATVQPYNSKVLSINNNGDVIVTQNAAASNWLITGNSGVDANNQFLGTTDDNKMVIRSNNAPLLEFGRRQTLGLTEGYTDYTDNDEMVTHLRSALQFAVPASVNFYKPKMWTNADGNFRMKGCSAGTDYFEFGATGTNNAGGFEFIIGDDGDEPIVFKSYNYTGPTFTEIMRLQNLNVGIGLGGATPAKRLHINANNDAIRITNLSSGSGTPLVVASNGDVTKATSIDNTPIGDNTPASGTFTTLSVGTGALNLSNNNNNNINIGNNTFYRITGPNNSFTITSIAGGSDGRMITLYNSTGQNMTISNENTGGGITAANRILTNSGNIVTSGQGSVTLIYSGTDSRWIVTSFVQ, via the coding sequence ATGAAAATATTGAATTGTCGCGGCGGTCTCCTGAGCTTGTGTGCTTTCTTACTTCCCGTATTGGCACACGCACAGCAATTAAAATTGGGATCCGCTCCAACAGTGATCGAGAAATCTGCATTGTTAGACCTGAATAGTGATAAACAGGGCTTATTATTGCCCCGTGTAAGTGATTATAGCGTTGCTCCATTGAACGCTGCACCTGATGGTATGATCATTTACTATGTTCCTGACAAGATGCTCTATGTCAGGAAAAATGGTATCTGGAGAAAACTGATCGATGAAACCGCCACTACCACCGGTATTACATCCGTAAACGGACAAACTGGTCCTGCTGTAACATTAACCACCAACAATATTACTGAGTCTGTTAACCTGTACTACACTGATGCCAGAGCAAGAGCTGCATTCAGTGCCGGTACCGGTATCAATATCACCGCAGCTGGTGTGATCTCAGCTTTAAATACAACCGATCTCTGGAATGCTCTACAGCTCCGGGGACGGAATATTTCCAATAATGCACCTGCTAATAATGATGTACTGACATGGGACAATGCAACCAGTACCTGGATACCTAAAGCAGTGACTGCCGGTGGATCTGGTACGGTAACTTCCGTGGGCTTATCATTACCTTCTATATTCACAGTGACAAACAGCCCGGTAACTACTTCCGGCACTTTAACCGCAACATTCAACAACCAGTCACAACGGCTGTTCTTCGCTTCTCCGGTATTTGGATCGGGGGCGCCGTCTTTCAGAGCGCTGGATGGTAACGATATTCCTAATATAGATGCAGGTAAGATCACCAGTGGTGTATTACCTGTAGCACAGGGTGGTACCGGGATTAACTACCTCGGTTCGCCGAAAGATGTGATGAAAGTAAAAGCCGATGGAAGTGGCATTGAATGGTCAAATGACTATGTAGCCCTAACTTCCACACCAAACTTTAATGGTGATGTGACAGCGACCGGCAACTTTTATTCTGTAAATACTTCCCTCGTAAATGTGGGTACCGCCGGCACCTATACGAAAGTAACCACCGATGCAAAAGGGAGGGTGACTTATGGTACCACATTACAGGATACCGATATTCCTGGTCTTGATGCCAGTAAGATCATCAATGGCGTATTCCCGATCGCAAGAGGTGGGCTGGGACTGAACTATTTCGGTACTGCCGGACAATCCATCCGTGTGAACAGCGGCGGTAACGGCTTCGAATATTATACGCCTTCCGCTTCTTCTACCACAATCACTTTAACTGGTGATGCAACAGGTAGCGGTACGACCAGTATCCCCGTAACACTCGCCAACAGTGGCGTAACGGCAGGTACCTATACTAAAGTAACAGTTGATGCCAAAGGTCGTGTAACGACTGGTGCTGCACTCGCTGCTGCTGATCTTCCTGCTGGCTCCGGCAACTATATTCAGAACATATCTTCCGGTACACAAACAGCTAACTTCTCCATTAATGGTAACGGTACGATAGGTAATAATCTTTCTGTGCAAACCATGACAGCAGGTTCTGTATTGTTTGCCGGTAGCGGTGGTCTCATATCTCAAAAGAATGCCAACTTCTTCTGGGATAATACTAACAACCGTCTGGGCGTAGGTGTCAACGCACCTGGTAATACGCTGGATGTAGGTGGTACGGTAGCTGGTACCGGTGTTTCGGGGCTGCGCCTGAGAGCATTGAACAGTGCCACCGTACAACCTTACAACAGCAAGGTATTATCAATCAATAACAATGGCGATGTGATCGTGACGCAGAATGCCGCTGCAAGTAACTGGCTGATCACAGGTAACAGTGGAGTAGATGCAAATAACCAGTTCCTCGGTACAACTGACGACAATAAAATGGTGATCAGATCCAACAATGCCCCATTGCTGGAATTTGGCCGCAGACAAACACTAGGACTGACAGAAGGCTATACCGACTATACTGATAACGATGAAATGGTGACCCACCTGCGTTCTGCATTGCAGTTCGCCGTACCTGCATCAGTGAATTTTTATAAACCTAAAATGTGGACAAATGCGGATGGTAACTTCCGTATGAAAGGTTGCTCCGCAGGTACCGACTATTTTGAGTTTGGCGCTACAGGTACTAATAACGCCGGTGGTTTTGAATTTATCATTGGTGACGATGGCGACGAACCGATCGTTTTCAAAAGCTATAATTATACAGGACCCACCTTCACAGAGATCATGAGATTACAGAACCTGAATGTGGGAATCGGTCTTGGTGGTGCAACTCCGGCAAAACGTCTGCATATCAATGCGAACAATGATGCGATTCGTATCACCAACCTGTCCTCAGGTAGTGGTACACCACTGGTAGTAGCAAGCAATGGAGATGTTACAAAGGCAACTTCTATTGATAATACACCCATTGGTGATAATACGCCTGCGAGTGGTACGTTTACTACACTGTCTGTTGGAACAGGCGCTTTAAACCTCAGTAATAACAACAATAATAACATCAATATCGGCAATAATACTTTTTACAGAATTACCGGTCCGAATAACAGCTTTACAATTACCAGTATTGCCGGAGGATCGGATGGTCGTATGATTACCCTGTACAATTCGACAGGTCAGAATATGACGATCTCTAACGAAAATACCGGAGGTGGTATTACGGCTGCTAACAGGATACTTACCAATAGCGGAAATATTGTTACCTCAGGCCAGGGTTCCGTTACACTGATCTATTCCGGTACTGATAGCAGATGGATTGTTACATCCTTTGTTCAATAA